The bacterium genome segment AGTTTTAATTCGTAACGGCTACCTTATCGCTGAATGGAATTATGCTGGCCCTGCTTACACAAACGTAAGGGAAGGAGTACAGTCTTGCACCAAATCAATTACAAGTATGATGCTCGGGTTGGCAATCCAAGATGGCTTGCTTCCCAATGTTGACGCTAAAGTTAAAGAATATTGGCCTGACTTTGAAACAGGTCCTTACACTGATAAAATCACTTTTAGGCACCTTGTTACAATGACATCCGGAATGGCAACTGTAAGAAATTGGGGACTTGAATATTTTAACCCAGGTAATATGGAACCAGGCAGAGAACATCGCTACCATAACGACCAACCTGTAGCCCTTGCGAAAGCTCTAACTTACCTTTACGGCAAGAGTTTAGAGGAAGTTATCAAAGAGAAGGTTCTTCCGTATCTAAAAACTGATATGAAATGGGGTGTAGACGGTCAAATAAGAGTTGCAGATGGTACAGAAGTAACTCTTAACCATGGGTTGGGATACTCTCAATGGACAGCGGAGGGACTTGCCAGAGTGGGACATCTTTACTTAAATAATGGTAGATGGAAAGATGAACAGATACTTGATGAGTCCTATGTAAAAGAAAGTCTAACAGATATACCTGTCAAAATAATGCCTTACCGAAAAACTCAGACAGAAAAGAGTTTATCAAAGTTAGGTTACGGTTTTGGTTGGTGGACAGATAGAGGTAGAGATGTTAAGGTATGGGCAATGAGTGGTCATGGTGGGCAGTTCTGTCTTGTGATACCAGAGTATGGAGTGGTTATGAGCAAAGTAAACGATTGGAAAAAAAGGCCTTTTATATCAAGAGGTGCTTTTACACCTATATTACTTGAATCTCTTAAAATTCAAGAGGAAAAACAAAAGAAGTAGATAATCAAATGCTGGACGATTGCCCTCTCCCCAAGGGGGCTTGTCTCGAGTACCTCCGAGGGATTTATCCAGATAGTTTTTGTGAGGAAGGCTTTTGCTTTACGCTTTTGTTTTTATACGTTACCCCCATTCCGTCTTTGCGAGCGCCTCTAAGCGTGGCAATCTCGCCGAAGGCGGAAAAGGAATGCACCTTCTTTGCCCTCTACCCTTGAGGATGTTTGGGGTAGTAAGTCCCCAAGAGTTTGCAGAGAGTTTAATGGGATGAGGCTTGTCCGTCGAAGCTTGCATTGTAGCGTAGGTGAAGGGGCTGTTAGCAACCTGAGAGAAAACGAAAGACGTAATGATGAAAAATCAGACTTACTAAGTATGTCATTCCGGACTTGATCCGGAATCTCGTTTTTCTTGCTACCAGCGCGGATTACATTAGAGAACCTGAAACAAGTTTAGGATTTGATATACCTGTCAAAGAAAGAGGTTATCATATTGGGTATTTCAGGGAAAAGGAACTCTTCCCCACCATGTCCTGCGTTCTCTATTATATGTAAATAGGAGGCAACTTCTGCTTTGAGGAGTTCCTGATGTAAAGTTCTGCTAAGAGATACATCCACCACTGCGTCTTTATCTCCGTGAATCAACAGAGTTGGAGAGGATTTCTTGCTTACATAGTTTACAGGGCTTGCTTGTCTGGCAACCTCTGCTTTCTCTTCCAGTGTTCCTCCTATCAGTTTTTCAACAGCCGGTAATATGTGCAAAGCGCCCCTTGAGCGGATAGTATCTATTAGCCCGGATATAGAGCCGGAGCCATAGAAATTGCATACTGCTTGTACTGAGCTCAAAAAATTAAGATTTTCTTCTGTATCAAACTTTTTTTCATCTTCTGTTGTGCCCAGAAGAGAAGCAAGATGCCCTCCGGCTGAATGTCCGCAAACCCCTATCTTTTCAGTCTTTAGATTGAATCTTTCTCTGTTGGCTCTAATAAAACGGACAGCAGCTTTACAGTCTTCCAGTTGTGCCGGGAAAGGGGCAATATTTGTAAGACGGTAATCTATGCTTACAATGGAATATCCTTGTTCAAGAAGAAAGAAGATAGAAGTAGAACTCTTTCTTGTACCATTCTCCCAGGCTCCTCCGTGTATATATATTATAGGAGGGCGCGGTTCTTTTGAAGGACCAAAAGAATAGATGTTCATCAAAAGGGTGGTCTGGTCTACCTTCTTATATTCAATATCTCTGATTACCTGAGTTTTTTCTAATAAATCATACCCAAAACCTTTATTATTATTCATTCTTTTTCCTATTACTCCTTGCAGATAAAGATTCAGAGTGGTAAACCAACCCTTCAGT includes the following:
- a CDS encoding alpha/beta hydrolase, which codes for MNNNKGFGYDLLEKTQVIRDIEYKKVDQTTLLMNIYSFGPSKEPRPPIIYIHGGAWENGTRKSSTSIFFLLEQGYSIVSIDYRLTNIAPFPAQLEDCKAAVRFIRANRERFNLKTEKIGVCGHSAGGHLASLLGTTEDEKKFDTEENLNFLSSVQAVCNFYGSGSISGLIDTIRSRGALHILPAVEKLIGGTLEEKAEVARQASPVNYVSKKSSPTLLIHGDKDAVVDVSLSRTLHQELLKAEVASYLHIIENAGHGGEEFLFPEIPNMITSFFDRYIKS
- a CDS encoding beta-lactamase family protein — its product is VLIRNGYLIAEWNYAGPAYTNVREGVQSCTKSITSMMLGLAIQDGLLPNVDAKVKEYWPDFETGPYTDKITFRHLVTMTSGMATVRNWGLEYFNPGNMEPGREHRYHNDQPVALAKALTYLYGKSLEEVIKEKVLPYLKTDMKWGVDGQIRVADGTEVTLNHGLGYSQWTAEGLARVGHLYLNNGRWKDEQILDESYVKESLTDIPVKIMPYRKTQTEKSLSKLGYGFGWWTDRGRDVKVWAMSGHGGQFCLVIPEYGVVMSKVNDWKKRPFISRGAFTPILLESLKIQEEKQKK